A region of the Methanobacterium sp. genome:
AAGTAGACTATATATTTATTGATGGAATATCAAAGGGGAGTTTGATATGTATTGTCCAAATTGTGGAAGTGAAAACAAAGACGACGCCCAATTCTGTGAGAGTTGTGGAACAAAGTTAGATGCAATTGGTGGAGATGTTAGTAGCCGTACTAAGACTAGCCAGAGCCCACCTTATTACCAGCAAGGCCCTGAAGCCAAAAAACCTTCAACTATTCTTATAGTTTTGGGTTATATTTTTGCCCTTTTTGGTGGGTTAATAGGTATTGTTTTAGGTCTTTTCCTTTATTCTAAGAATAATCATGAAGCTAAAACCCATGGTAGAAACATTTTATTAATCTCGGCAGTGATGATAGTTTTAGGAGTTTTGGTAAGTGGTTATTTGGGGAGCACGGTAACAAATGATAACTATGACACTAGTAGTTCAAGCAGTGACTCATCTTCCAGTGACTACTCAACAACTAGTTCAACTGGTGGCCCTGTTTCGCTAGTAATCAGTTATTCTGGTGAGTGGAGCGGTGCTGTATCTGACTCATCGGGAACGCGCAGCATAGAAGGATATGGTGATAAAACTATCAATTTGGGTAACATAAATGGTGCTGTAGCAGCTAACGCCCAAAAATCCGATGCTGGCTCGGGAGTTTTAAGCATATCTTTGGAGCAAAATGGTAAAACCTTGAAAAAAACTAGTACAACATCTGAGTATGGTTTAGC
Encoded here:
- a CDS encoding zinc-ribbon domain-containing protein, whose product is MYCPNCGSENKDDAQFCESCGTKLDAIGGDVSSRTKTSQSPPYYQQGPEAKKPSTILIVLGYIFALFGGLIGIVLGLFLYSKNNHEAKTHGRNILLISAVMIVLGVLVSGYLGSTVTNDNYDTSSSSSDSSSSDYSTTSSTGGPVSLVISYSGEWSGAVSDSSGTRSIEGYGDKTINLGNINGAVAANAQKSDAGSGVLSISLEQNGKTLKKTSTTSEYGLAQISTYLD